The DNA window TATATGTTTCCGTCACCCTGAACTTGATTCAGGGTCTTAAAGATGCTGAAACAAGTTCAGCATGACAATCATGACAAAAAGGAGAAAGAAATGAAAAAGCTTTTAGTTATTGTTTCAGTAATTCTGGTAATGCTTATAGCAGGAACTGTCTATGCACAAGATGCAAAGAGCTATGTTGACCTGAAATTAGGTGCCTTCTACCCGAATGATAAAGAAGACGACGGGATGGCAGGGTTTGATACAGGACCCAATCTTGAAGTTGATTTCGGTTATAAACTTAACAAAAATTTTGCAGTTGAACTCGGTCTAGGTTGGTATCAGTCTAAAAGCACCGAGTTCAGCGATGAGCCTACAGTTTCTGCTATACCCATCATCCTGACAGCAAAAGGAATCCTTCCTGTAGTAGATGACAAGATTGAGATTTTTGCAGGTGCAGGGCTCGGCTATTACATGACTAAAGCCAAAAGTGAAGTAGGACTTTACTCAGTCAGTGGTAATGCATTGGGCTGGCATGTAGTTGGAGGTGCTGACTATAACATCTCCAAACAGTTCGCCCTCGGGCTGGAAGCAAAATGGTTTACAGTAAAACCTGAGTATGATGAATTAGGATTCAAATCTGATGTAGGAGGTGTAATCACAAATCTTGCCTTAAAAATTAGATTTTAGTAAGAGAGTGTCTTTCTAACCCTCCTTCAACTGGTGAAGAAAGACTGAACGGGGCGGGCATATGCCCGCCCCTCTTGTTTTCAGGGCTTGATAAGTCCCAGACAGTTTTTTGCATTAAGGATCTTAAATGGCAGATTTAAGTGGCGGTTCAAAAAATGCCTATTTTCTGTCACCAAAATATCAGCACCTGTCCATTCTACATATGCTGCAATAAAAGCGTCTGCTGGTTTAAGCCCCTCCAACTCATATCTTACACCTAACTCAAAAGGGACAACAAAGTCTTCATCTATGGCAGTAAGGGTCGTTATGAATTCAATAAATTCCCTGAATTCTTCTTGCGTTAGATGACGGCCAACCTCTTCTATTACCAGTCTGGGGATTCGGATAGAATGTGAGGGGAAGGTGTCAAGAATTGCATCAAGTAGCATCTCACATGCAGGCTTCTTAAAAATTCCGAATGCAAAGATATACTCGTTGGAATCAAGAACGAGCAACAAGTTTCTTATCCCAGATTTCTTCTCTTGTCCTGCGTATAGCCTTAATCGCCTCTTCCTCATTCATATCAGAAAAGGGAGTTTTCTTTTTTGATGCAAGCTCACGGAGTTTAGCAAGATGTCTCTTTGCCTTTTTAATATCTGGTTTTACCATATCTATACCTCCTTATAAGCAAGTAACTTATACCATTATAACACAATGTGTGGTGGCGTAATCACAAACCTTGCTTTAAAGTATAGGTTTTAGTAAGAGAGCGTCTTTCTAACCCTCCTTCAACTGGCGAAGAAAGACTCAAGGGGTCATCTGGTAAAAAATAAAATACAGGTGGCCCCGAATTTTTCTCATCCTGACACATTATGCCGCAACCCTTGAATGCTCAAGGATTTCAATGAGAAATGGGTTTTTAGATTCCATCTCCTGAGGGGTATAACCTTTTGCCTGGATAGGCTGCATTATTCTTGCTCCTGCAATGCCGAGAACTTCAAGCCTTTCTCTGATATTCATTCTCTCAAAGTCTCGTGAAACTATTATGAGGTCTATGTCGCTATCTTCTTTTGCCTGTCCTTTTGCATAAGAGCCATATAACAGTACCCGTTCAACTCGGACATTCAGCTCTTTGAGTTTTAATATATATTGTTTTATTATCCCTTCAATCTCTGGTTTTGTCTTAACCACTTAAGAACCTCCTTTGTTTTATCAAGATACTCTTTTGCTACATCCTCAGGATACGCAGAAACTATTTTTGACAGATCCTCAGGGTATCTTGTTACTGTACTTGCACTGTTTACCTTTCCTAAGAAATCAAGAAGACCTTCCGGGAATTGAAGTTGTGCAAGATTTCTGAGATGAATTAGGTCATGCGATTTAGGGGGGAGTTTCCCTGTCTCCTCATGTACGATTGCTTTAATCAATTTTTCAATGGACAGATGACACATAAAGACAACATAGAGATACCTACCTGTGTTAAACATATGCTCAGCTGTATTAATGTCATACTCAGATGAAGCTATCCAGTTTTCAGTCTCTTTTCTCATTTGCTGGTATTATACAAACATTTATCCATTTTGTCCTCTGCTGTCTTCATATCCCATATATCCCCCTCATCTCCTCTGAATATGTGCCATCATCGCCATAAATGAACATTGGTCTTTCAATGCTTAGCCCTGCTCTTCCATCCTTTACAGCCTCCATAAGAAGCATCTTTGCAGGTGAGCTTGCCTTTGAATGCACAAACCTGAGCCTCTTTGGCTCAAGATGAGCCTTTCTCATTTCTTCTATAAGCTCAATAAGCCTTTCAGGAAGATATATGAGGGAAAACCTTCCTTTTGCTTTAAGAAGAAGGCTGACTGACATCAAAAGTTCAGGGAGTTTAAGTTTTATTTCATGTCTTGCAACAGATTTTTCTTCCTCATGGCTAAGCTTTCCTGTAAGGGGACATCTAAAAGGCGGGTTTGAGACAGCAAGGTCGTAGGAGGCAGTTCCTTTAGTCAGTAAATGGGTCACTGACCTCCTTAAATCAGCCCTTATTGCTTTAACCCTGTTTTCAAGTTTATTAAGGATAATATTTTTTTGAGAAAGCTCAAAAAGACTCTTTTGAATCTCTATGAGTGTAACCTCTGAAGAGGGGTATTTCTTTGCAAGGAGTAGCCCTATTATTCCTGAGCCAGCACCAAGGTCAGCGATTCTTTTTATATGCTTGAGATTTATAAATGAATAAAGCAAAAGTGCATCTACTGAGAAGCGATAGCCATGCTTTGGCTGGTAGAGCTTTATGTCCCTTATGGAGTCAAGGGTGGTGTGCATAAATTAATATACAATATATTATCCATTTACGAAAACTTATTTATGTCTCTGTGCTAAAGAGATTTGTTATAATTGTGTAGGCAATGAATGTGCATTTGTATACAATCGGGTTTTCAGGTAAAACTGCAGAAGAATTTTTCAAGATTCTAAAATCTGCAGGGATAAAGATATTACTTGATGTGCGACTGAATAATACATCGCAATTGGCTGGTTTTACAAAAAGTAAAGACCTCAAATATTTTGTCAAAGTAATTTTAAATGGCCAATACATTTATTTGTCCGAACTTGCCCCGACAAAAGAACTACTTAAGAAATATCTGAAGGACAAAGATTGGGTAAATTACGAAAAGGAATACTTAGAACTACTTCAAAAACGAGAAATAAAAAATAAAGTGGATATAGAGCTTTTAACGGGTCCAAGCGTGATGCTCTGCAGTGAAAAGAGTGCAGACAAATGCCACAGAAGACTTGCGGCTGAATATATCCAGAAAAAACTTTTACCAAAATTAAAGATAGTTCACTTGTGATATATGGCTGAAAAAATT is part of the Nitrospirota bacterium genome and encodes:
- a CDS encoding porin family protein, yielding MKKLLVIVSVILVMLIAGTVYAQDAKSYVDLKLGAFYPNDKEDDGMAGFDTGPNLEVDFGYKLNKNFAVELGLGWYQSKSTEFSDEPTVSAIPIILTAKGILPVVDDKIEIFAGAGLGYYMTKAKSEVGLYSVSGNALGWHVVGGADYNISKQFALGLEAKWFTVKPEYDELGFKSDVGGVITNLALKIRF
- a CDS encoding type II toxin-antitoxin system VapC family toxin, coding for MLVLDSNEYIFAFGIFKKPACEMLLDAILDTFPSHSIRIPRLVIEEVGRHLTQEEFREFIEFITTLTAIDEDFVVPFELGVRYELEGLKPADAFIAAYVEWTGADILVTENRHFLNRHLNLPFKILNAKNCLGLIKP
- a CDS encoding nucleotidyltransferase domain-containing protein; the protein is MEGIIKQYILKLKELNVRVERVLLYGSYAKGQAKEDSDIDLIIVSRDFERMNIRERLEVLGIAGARIMQPIQAKGYTPQEMESKNPFLIEILEHSRVAA
- a CDS encoding HEPN domain-containing protein, with product MRKETENWIASSEYDINTAEHMFNTGRYLYVVFMCHLSIEKLIKAIVHEETGKLPPKSHDLIHLRNLAQLQFPEGLLDFLGKVNSASTVTRYPEDLSKIVSAYPEDVAKEYLDKTKEVLKWLRQNQRLKG
- a CDS encoding tRNA1(Val) (adenine(37)-N6)-methyltransferase yields the protein MHTTLDSIRDIKLYQPKHGYRFSVDALLLYSFINLKHIKRIADLGAGSGIIGLLLAKKYPSSEVTLIEIQKSLFELSQKNIILNKLENRVKAIRADLRRSVTHLLTKGTASYDLAVSNPPFRCPLTGKLSHEEEKSVARHEIKLKLPELLMSVSLLLKAKGRFSLIYLPERLIELIEEMRKAHLEPKRLRFVHSKASSPAKMLLMEAVKDGRAGLSIERPMFIYGDDGTYSEEMRGIYGI
- a CDS encoding DUF488 domain-containing protein, coding for MNVHLYTIGFSGKTAEEFFKILKSAGIKILLDVRLNNTSQLAGFTKSKDLKYFVKVILNGQYIYLSELAPTKELLKKYLKDKDWVNYEKEYLELLQKREIKNKVDIELLTGPSVMLCSEKSADKCHRRLAAEYIQKKLLPKLKIVHL